cgtggttgcgtgcggttagaaatctctaaccttaacgtgttactactgttactagccgaaagctattacgattaacagatacagtttatcagaaacaatcctttattgtaggaactgtacaggttccgattattatgacacaagcacaaacttagcattcaccaattaaaacaagtctaacaaattacattttaacacgactgacgtaatacgttcgtacgattcggtATCTCTGACTGCGCCTACACGCACAGAAGTTTAAGCTTATAACAGCGTAGAGCGCTTGTGAACGGAAAcattcaacacaaaaatacacgcacatttcagaatgtgtgAACGATAAAAGCAAAGCGTTGGCAAATGGGAATTATTCACAGTTAAAACTctgatgttatgaaatcacctggtaacgtactaaacggcgctttcacataaagttatttagtgcaagtttccaaatattgcATAACGATTGCAGTTTGTAAGGTTGCGACTGCAGCCGAATTGCATCTgcattgcaaatattaaatgctAGCTGTAGGTTTatcaatgaacaatgtttaaaTGGCGCATATGTTTCCACAATTGGTATAATGGtattggatgtggctcccaagccactacagACTCATGGTATGTGGTCAGAGTTTTCACGGTGCATGTAAATATAGTAAGTAAGTACGGATTCACTACTAGTCAGAAGCGTATCTCGGGTTTTTAGAGCCTGGGTGCAGAAGTAGTTTTTGCGgacacactttaaaataaatgaaaagtgCGAACACTAAAGATGCGAGCTATAGTCGAATTTTCCGCTCGAAGTATGTTTTCTAACTTTCTAGCGTAAAAGCACCAAGGTAGGTTACCCCTAGCTACGCCACTATATTAGTCTTACGTTAAACTTTGCTCTAGATGCAaggaaaaatttaaaccacaAGAACTCAAATGTTACCATAAAAGACGAGCCATGGCAAGTAACATTGAAAGTACACGATCCTGCTCTGCCAACGCCAGTAACAGGAAGTATACAAGGGGATCACGATaagtgaccgtgaacaaactcaccggcgacaactggtagtggacaactgaccggcaacaaattggccggcgatcaaattaaccgtgacgtaaattggccggcgatgaaattaaccgtcgataaattggccggcgatcaaattaaccggcgacaaattggccgtcaaaaggtcaaaattctaattcactatctagtcactatccaatttagtatgtgtattgcagtcaaggttgccactcgtagagttttttggccccttgtagggtgtagggtgaccctacgggtttttcacctttattcatagatttcctattgttacatgcattttcccggtctagacgagttgtttgatgagattatgaaacaatgcgttgtagcctatctcatgttgtaacaatggactcattgcaataacaatggacactttagttaaggaaattgtcagattgaagctgtacgtcaggactcccacggtcaattttcattccggtaagtctgttcccggttagtttgttcgcggtcaatttacatcacagtcagtttgttcgcggtcaatttacgtcacgttcagttgtccccggtgagtttgttcgcggtcatttgTGGAACCGTATACAAGTACTTTAGCTAAAAGTATACAAACTTACCgttatcaaaaatttttagtcCGTCCCAGTGCTTTttaagtgattatttcaagattttgagaagtatgttttttaaaagtttaattacACCTTTATTACAGCATTCAgttcttttttaaatgtacAAAAGTGGCAAGGTCACATATGTTTCGAACTTTTGACCTGAATTAGCCTGTAGCGGAGATGTAAGTTGCACTTGTAGTAGGATTCCCTATACAAAAAGTACCGTGCTACTTTTTTTGTAACAGTACCAACCTCAGGTGAGCATGTTATTTCTTCCCTTCGCTTATTTGCAAGCAAACCTTGCATACTCTTTCAGAAAAACggaaaatatcttttaacgtAAAAATGTCgggttaaaaaaattatttttaagtatGCCTGCCACATGGTTGACTCGTTCACGAATTGAATATGTGACGGTAAATCTTTTCAAGCAAGATTGTGCAAGGCCCACCACCACTGTGATGTAGAATCTCCTGACTACCGACCTTCAGTTAAAAAGTTAATGGCATGCCAAACAGATCTTTTAGTTTTAAGCAGGATAACTGTAAATTTTGTATTACTGTGGGCTGGCATGGTACATTTCATCAGGTTGTGACCATCAAATGAAATGAGAATAAAACTTGAatgtataaaagttttaaatttaacagcACAACGCACAAAAGTACAacgaaaaacatgttttccCGAGTTTTTTCAAGTAACTTAGcttaaaatatacaaaaagaCTGAACAGCTTCATTCTAGTGAGGACGGAGTAAACAAGGAGCTACACTTCCGGCTTTGTCGGTTTATGAACCCACAGATGGCCGTTAAGTGATTCTTTTTGTGCAAACTTTCGCCCACAATCGGGACACTCGTACTTCGCTGCGCCTTGAGCTTGATGGGTCTCCATATGGCCACGTAAGTTTCTATTTCGTTTAAAGCCACGACCACAAATAGTACACCAAAACCTGTAgataaaaattagaaaaagttttgttgtgcTCCAAAATGCTTATACGTTTGATTCTTAATTTCCATGATCCAAcgtattttataatttatatatatataatacattTTTCCGCCAATCTTTTTTTCAATGACACAGTGATTTTTTCTTATTGCattagaaatgttttttttctccGTGCTCACCAAAgctaattttaaaactttcgtACTGTCAAAGcgtgttttttttgcaatttcggtttgttttgtttttcttcttttgtgTGATTAGCgtcatgcaataaaaaaatcatcAGATCCAACgtattttataaattacttACTTGTAATCTTCATTGTATTTGTAGTCTCTCTCAATTGTTTCTTTCCtgaaaatattattacaaatttactgaatatgaaattaaaacacagtttattaaaaagttaatttctttACATTGATAAAGGTTCTACAAGTAACCTTAACCACAAGGTCTAATTAACTGATGTTTAATTAAGTTCGCAGTTATTTTACACTTCAACATTTTTACTTACTGTTGTGTAAGCCATACTTCACAAAACACACTGAATAGTTAACAATAACTGTGCCCATCGTTCAATTCACCTCTCATTCAAAGTGGTTACTATCGGTCCAATTACTTTGTATTGAGCTGGTTGCTAGCATGACTTACTTTTGTCTCTTGCGAGGGACATTAAATTCTCCTTGCTGGCTTTCGCTTGCTTCAGCCAAATCAGTGGCATTCATTCCATGTATTGACGAGGCATGTCGGCGTAAATTATGAAGATTACGAAATAATTTTCCACATTCAGGACATGTAAAGATAGCTTCAATATACCTTGCATCTCCAGCAGTACAGTCACCCTTTTTCTGAAACAATAATTGCGTTGATGATAGCTAGGAATTGCTACATGAAAGGCATCATAGTGTTTTCCTATCACGAAGAGTCTCAAGACCAACATCGATAGTAACCCTACTAGAATTTTTCAACTTCTCTTAAAGCCCTAACTCAAAATGTACAGAAAGACAACAAGCAACAATTTGACAATAAGTTAAAAGCAGAAAGGTGGTGAGAAGAAGCATAGCTAGACAACACTATGTTTCATATACATCTCTTTCTGAACCAATAAATAGGTGGAGACTTAAAAGTATGACATTCTCTCCAccaaaatgcatttaaatCGAGTGCTGATTACTGACAGTATGTAATAGAAATTCTACACTTGGGTTGGTGATAGCTTGTCCATAATTTCTACGAAAAGCCTATAACTAGAGTAAATAAATGTACGGTAGTAAATTATAAATAGTATAAGCCTTCTCTAAAAAACAACCCTAGaactaaaaatattacaacacCCACTGTCCCAGTCCCTTCAGCAAATAGAAAATgaaacacaataaaatattgtaCCAAATTGCTACAATAAGCGAGATAAAAGCAGATTTATTAAGACTAACATGTTTCGAACTTCACTTAAGTCCCTTAGCAGAGTATAATACAGTCCATATTTGACAATAATATGCCATGAATACAGTGGGTAACATAACACAAGATTTCCTTAGAAAATAACAACTGATGCATTTAAATGTGCAATCTGGTCTTACTGAAGACGTGTGTATCAGTACATGACACTTCAAGTTCCATCTTCTGTCAAAACCTCTGTCACACAAGGGGCACTGGTACTTGCCGTTTTCACCACGCATTATCTCATTAACGACTATAGGGTTTATTGCAGGTTTATCTGTCAAAATAACAACAGGTGCCTGTGAGACTAGCAGACACGTGCCATCATCTTAAAACGAAAGACAGGAGTTTggtaaaaaacattttaaacataCCAGTTGACTTATTATTCCGAGTCATTGACGGCGTAACTCCAGTTTTCCTTCGGTTTGGCCTGGATGATGCTGCTCGATTATTATTCTAAAGCAAATACTAGGAAATATTAAAATTGATTCTATTTTGTACTTCAAGAAATCAGATAGAATTACACTCAAAGTCTGCatatatactttttttaaattgcataaTATCGATCCAAGACAGTAAACAATATTATATTCACTGACAAATTTGGCCaacaaataattaatgtaCAAAAACAATGGTTTCAGTATACAATAACCAAGTCAAGAGAAAAGTAACATGATTAATGGTCATCTGTACACTCACCTCACTTGAAGATGGGTGTTCTTCTGCAAGGTGGTCTTGAAGTTCATCTGATGACTACAAAATATCACAAATTATCATATCACTATTTTGCAAATGAAATtacataacaaaaaacaagaaagttACTACAGGCATTTGTGTAACTTGCATGAATTGCTACCTGGAAAGTGGTTTACCTTAAATTGTTGTCCGCACATGCGACATGTAGCATGACTGTTTTTGTGAACTACCAATGCTGACTGGAATTTAAAATGAAGGCCACATATATCACATCTAAACAAATTTGTGAgatacaaaagtaaaaaaggaCCAAAGGATATTTTACAATATATTTGCTTCGTAACTTCCACTCACCTAAACAACTTTTCACCGATATGAATATGCATGTGTGTCTTAAGATCAGCTGTGCTTAAAAAGACAGCTCCACACACCCGACAAGTCATTCCCGTTTCAGACTCATACTCATCTGAAAGTTAACAGAATCTGAATGTATGTAAGACCatgcaaagaaaaatacaattttcaaactttaccTTCCTCTTCTCCCTCCTCgtcttcatcatcatcatcatcttcttcatcatcCATTGTCCCAACCTCGAGTACACGAGTGGCTCCCGAAGGTATCCTACAACTATTATCTTCATCATCTGAATAAAATTAATGGTTGTGATGATAAGCAGTAATATCACACCCCAATGAAAAATGCCAAATAGTTTTAGATGGTGTATTGCTGCTATTCTATTGCGGTATAGTATAATGCTATGCCTCTAGATTTTTGAAAGCCATCTACTTCAACTTCTGCAGCGACAGGATCTTCGGAACATTCTTGTTCAAGTTCTTTACTTGTCCTGCAGTACATTAAAGGctgttttaaactgttttatcacgttcttttaacatgaatgaaaaaaatttaaattaaaaaattggaaaaaaacaacatatatatatataaaaatgatttaattttctacaaatttcTGGTGGTAACCAAAAATCTAACCTCATAGCGTTGTCCTTTAACAAATCATTTCCACATCGATCGAGGTCTATAATTTAATTGTCAGGTTATACAATATTTTCGCTTATACAACTTGTGTAGTAAGAAGCAGTTTAGAGGGCCACTGCACGTCATGAAATTCAAGTCAACAATTTAAATTGGCAACTACAAACACCTTGGCTAACCTCCTGAAACAGATTGGTCTAGTACACCAGAGCTGTTGATGTTTTCTCGCTTGATCAGTAAATCTAATTCAAACACAATTTATACTACGATATTAATTTCTACTTTAGCGCAATGTACCAGGATATAGTTCAAAATATCTACTATTTACACCCTAGCAAGTAGGAACAGACTGTTAAATTTGCATCAGAATTTAATTGTAATACTAAGCCCATTACCTTCCTTGCAGCTACTTGTATGAGTCTCTGCATTCTTCCCCTAAAACATGTACAATATCATAAAAACTTATTACATTATATGTAGgcataacatatttttgtgattgaaaaccgGGACGCTTCAAAACAACAAGCCTTATCGAACAAATGTGGGTCATATTTTGCTAGGAGTATGAAgctattttggattcctatcgtcagggacaacttaagtagtaagacaccaagaaaaactaaaataatgcattttactaggaaacaaaacaatgttcaagcatttgtaaatttacataatcgtccaatcatacttttctgaagacaaaactttcttcaagaagtctttattcgactttatttctcataaaaatcacagcaggaTAAGTCAgtgttaattttgcaggtgataagggctttcacattcaaatgttttttcagaaggaaatgcaaacaagtaacggaacgaaataagttctttccataacctaactgcaaaaagatcacCTCCTGCTTCTtgcctactattactgaacaaACGAATGCGCAAACAATCAACTcactactggaccaattacccactacaatgacgtaacaattactttcacatttaacacaacgaaacaagaacacgcatcgagCATTGCTCTTCAGAAAGTTGGCTAAACAGACCAATCAcagcatgctaatattcgtgtagtgtgaggcaatgctggctgactaaatgccaaagcgggactttgGGTTGACTGACAgggacaaagccttaaaaagcgggactgtcccggctaaaacgggatgTATGGTAAGCCTAATTATATGCCATTTTTGAGCAATATCATTTACTTCACTGGTCTTCGCAGCATTACTCTGTCGTAAAAGTATGTTCATCAAATCGCCCCTTTCCCTTGTACAATATTCCATTACCTAAAAAGTAAAGAAACTTTACTA
Above is a window of Clavelina lepadiformis chromosome 8, kaClaLepa1.1, whole genome shotgun sequence DNA encoding:
- the LOC143468640 gene encoding zinc finger and BTB domain-containing protein 41-like, whose product is MRKNVEEIFAQRKVDIIHSAFVVHTLYEQQKSGKYCDLKVLVGDKQYFVHRCVLAAASVQLDSQINGLDTIQLVGVTYYGFECLLEILYSGKLQEVHNLSDSKFQQIVSAADALNAETVMEYCTRERGDLMNILLRQSNAAKTSEGKNAETHTSSCKEDLLIKRENINSSGVLDQSVSGDLDRCGNDLLKDNAMRTSKELEQECSEDPVAAEVEVDGFQKSRDDEDNSCRIPSGATRVLEVGTMDDEEDDDDDEDEEGEEEDEYESETGMTCRVCGAVFLSTADLKTHMHIHIGEKLFRCDICGLHFKFQSALVVHKNSHATCRMCGQQFKSSDELQDHLAEEHPSSSENNNRAASSRPNRRKTGVTPSMTRNNKSTDKPAINPIVVNEIMRGENGKYQCPLCDRGFDRRWNLKCHVLIHTSSKKGDCTAGDARYIEAIFTCPECGKLFRNLHNLRRHASSIHGMNATDLAEASESQQGEFNVPRKRQKKETIERDYKYNEDYKFWCTICGRGFKRNRNLRGHMETHQAQGAAKYECPDCGRKFAQKESLNGHLWVHKPTKPEV